In a genomic window of Muntiacus reevesi chromosome 1, mMunRee1.1, whole genome shotgun sequence:
- the GJB4 gene encoding gap junction beta-4 protein — MNWAFLREVLSGVNKYSTALGRIWLSVVFLFRVLVYVVAAEEVWDDEQKDFICNTKQPGCPNVCYDQFFPVSHVRLWALQLILVTCPSLLVAMHVAYRQERERKHRRKHGPHAPTLYDDPDKKRGGLWWTYLLSLLFKAAVDVGFLCVFHRLYKDYSLPRVVACSEPPCPHTVDCYIARPTEKKIFTYFMVATAGLCILLNLCEVSYLVGKRCLEILGPRPRGSRRRPHLPETCPPYALSPGEHPQDGNSVLMKAEMTTVDAGGFP, encoded by the coding sequence ATGAACTGGGCGTTCCTGCGGGAGGTGCTCAGCGGGGTCAACAAGTACTCCACGGCGCTGGGCCGCATCTGGCTGTCCGTGGTCTTCCTCTTCCGCGTGCTGGTCTACGTGGTGGCGGCGGAGGAGGTGTGGGACGACGAGCAGAAGGACTTCATCTGCAACACCAAGCAGCCGGGCTGCCCCAACGTCTGCTACGACCAGTTCTTCCCCGTGTCCCACGTGCGCCTCTGGGCCCTGCAGCTCATCCTGGTCACGTGCCCCTCGCTGCTCGTGGCCATGCACGTGGCCTACCGCCAGGAGCGGGAGCGGAAGCACCGCCGGAAGCACGGGCCCCACGCCCCGACCCTGTACGACGACCCGGACAAGAAGCGGGGCGGGCTCTGGTGGACCTACCTGCTGAGCCTCCTCTTCAAGGCGGCCGTGGACGTGGGCTTCCTCTGCGTCTTCCACCGCCTCTACAAGGACTACAGCCTGCCGCGGGTGGTGGCCTGCTCCGAGCCGCCCTGCCCTCACACCGTGGACTGTTACATCGCCCGGCCCACCGAGAAGAAGATCTTCACCTACTTCATGGTGGCCACCGCCGGCCTCTGCATCCTCCTCAACCTCTGTGAGGTCTCCTACCTGGTGGGCAAGAGGTGCCTGGAGATCCTTGGCCCCAGACCCCGGGGGTCCCGGCGCCGGCCTCACCTGCCGGAGACGTGTCCACCGTATGCCCTCTCCCCCGGGGAGCACCCCCAAGATGGGAACTCTGTCCTAATGAAGGCTGAAATGACCACGGTTGATGCAGGTGGGTTTCCATAA
- the GJB5 gene encoding gap junction beta-5 protein: protein MNWGIFEGLLSGANKYSTAFGRIWLSLVFIFRVLVYLVTAERVWSDDHKDFDCDTRQPGCSNVCFDEFFPVSHVRLWALQLILVTCPSLLVVMHVAYRQAREKKHQEALGKDGGRLYLDPSKKRGGLWWTYVCSLVFKAGVDATFLYVFHSIYPRYTLPRVVKCHADPCPNVVDCFISKPEEKNIFTLFMVITALICIALNLVELAYLVSKRCRECLAARKARSESLDHRLDWVTASSKQGDLLSGDLIFLGSDVPPPLLPDHPQDHVKKTMV, encoded by the coding sequence ATGAACTGGGGGATCTTCGAGGGGCTCCTGAGCGGGGCCAACAAGTACTCCACAGCCTTCGGGCGCATCTGGCTGTCCCTGGTCTTCATCTTCCGCGTGCTGGTGTACCTGGTGACGGCCGAGCGAGTGTGGAGCGACGACCACAAGGACTTCGACTGCGACACTCGCCAGCCGGGCTGCTCCAACGTCTGCTTCGACGAGTTCTTCCCCGTGTCCCACGTGCGCCTCTGGGCCCTGCAGCTCATCCTGGTCACGTGCCCCTCGCTGCTCGTGGTCATGCACGTGGCCTACCGCCAGGCCCGGGAGAAGAAGCACCAAGAGGCCCTCGGGAAGGACGGCGGGCGTCTCTACCTCGACCCCAGCAAGAAGCGGGGAGGGCTGTGGTGGACATACGTCTGCAGCCTGGTGTTCAAGGCGGGCGTGGATGCCACCTTCCTCTACGTGTTCCACTCCATCTACCCCAGGTACACCCTCCCTCGCGTGGTCAAGTGCCACGCGGACCCATGTCCCAATGTGGTGGACTGCTTCATCTCCAAGCCCGAGGAGAAGAACATCTTCACTCTCTTCATGGTGATCACAGCCCTCATCTGCATCGCCCTCAACCTGGTGGAGCTGGCCTACCTAGTGAGCAAGAGATGCCGGGAGTGCCTGGCGGCCAGGAAAGCCCGGTCTGAGAGCCTGGACCACCGTCTGGACTGGGTCACCGCTTCTTCCAAACAGGGCGACCTCCTCTCGGGCGACCTCATCTTTCTGGGCTCAGATGTTCCCCCTCCACTCTTACCAGACCACCCTCAAGACCACGTGAAGAAAACCATGGTGTGA